In Tursiops truncatus isolate mTurTru1 chromosome 9, mTurTru1.mat.Y, whole genome shotgun sequence, a single genomic region encodes these proteins:
- the KCP gene encoding kielin/chordin-like protein isoform X3 has translation MARAEAALLPLVLQLTGLALAPGTGRGGAVPREPLGLADIHDYQLQAPAHSSAPAGAPQERWRPLEERLGRLEAEVTELREQNKDLQGRVRQLESCECHVASPQCWGLGRAWPEGARWEPDACTACVCQDGATHCVPQPGLPHCHGCSHNGQAYGNGETFATDACTTCRCLEGAVTCTQKPCPRGPCPEPGACCPHCEPGCTGGHRSGETWQLEPCVICTCQAGTVQCQGPSCSELNCLESYTPPGECCPICRPGDLPPTLPRRPLSPRGFRTCLGSCLPSGNVHPPCSLLTSPSRWQPSPGCEYEGQLYEEGANFLSSSNPCLQCSCLRSLVHCVPMKCPSTPCPGPVLRPGHCCPTCQAQDCTEGGSHWEHGQEWTTPGDPCRICQCLEGHIRCHQRECASLCPYPARPLPGTCCPVCDGCFLNGREYRSGEPVGSGDPCSHCRCANGSVHCEPLPCPPTPCRHPGRIPGKCCPVCDSCEYQGHQYQSQETFRLQESGRCVRCSCQAGEVSCEEQECPGAPCTLSDSGPQLCPACVLGGEEFAEGVQWEPDGQPCTTCSCQAGVAVCRALLCSPAPCQHPTKPPGACCPSCESCTYHGQVYANGQNFTDADSPCHTCHCEDGTVTCSLVNCPPTTCARPQSGPGQCCPRCPASKWHLCSGSGLTGRGTVSLLLALSVFVSTPAHPPHRPDCILEKQVFLDGESFSHPRDPCQECQCREGHAHCQPRACPRASCAHPLPGPCCQNNCNGCAFAGKEYPNGADFPHPSDPCRLCRCLSGHVQCPARRCPPLPCPEPLLLPGECCPQCPATPSGCPRPGGGVPVRHQEHFSQPDDPCRRCLCLDGSVSCQRLPCPPAPCAHPRQGPCCPSCDGCLYQGKEFASGERFPSPTARCHICLCWEGSVSCEPRACAPAQCPFPARGDCCPTCDGCEYLWESYLSSQEFPDPREPCNLCTCLGGFVNCSRRPCEPLGCSHPLTPSGHCCPTCQGCLYHGVTAAPGETLPDPLDPTCSICTCQEGSMRCQKKPCAPALCPHPSPGPCFCPVCHRHMSPAGCLSQGREHQDGEEFEGPAGSCERCRCQAGQVSCERLQCPPLPCPLQVTEPGSCCPRCRGCLVHGEEHPERSSWEPPDSPCSSCMCHEGVITCARVQCVTSCAQPHLGPRDCCPPCSACEHEGRKYEPGESFQPGADPCEVCTCELQPEGTPSLRCHRRQCPSLVGCPASQLLPPGPQHCCPTCAQPLSPCTEHLRGSKLAPPDPCYTCQCQDLTWLCIHRACPEPSCPLLERHTPPGSCCPVCQECVVEAEGRRVADGESWRDPSDDCITCTCRRGRVECHLEECQALSCPHGWAKVRDAGRCCERCQAPAQSCVHQGRQVASGERWAVDACTSCSCVAGAVSCQSQRCPPLSCGPDEATALRPGSCCPRCLTRPASCMAFGDPHYRTFDGRLLHFQGSCSYVLAKDCRGGDFSVHVTNDDRGRSGVSWTHEVAVLLGDVAVRLLQGGAVTVDGRPVALPFLQEPLLYVEMRGHTVMLHAQPGLQVLWDGQSQVEVRVPGSYRGQICGLCGNFNGFAQDDLQGPEGLLLSTEAEFGNSWQVPEGPGPGRPCSKGREVDPCRAAGYRARREANARCRVLKSSPFTRCHAVVPPEPFFAACVYDLCACGPGFLADTCLCDALEAYASHCRQAGVTPAWRGPTLCVVGCLLDRGFVFDECGPPCPRTCFNQHVPLGELAAHCVRPCVPACRCPAGLVEHEAHCISPEACPPVLLTGDQPPSTLPNPSQKPQGQEP, from the exons ATGGCCAGGGCCGAGGCCGCTCTGCTGCCCCTCGTCCTGCAGCTCACGGGCCTGGCACTGGCCCCGGGGACCGGCAGAG GTGGAGCCGTCCCCAGGGAGCCTCTGGGGCTTGCTGACATCCACGACTACCAGCTGCAGGCGCCGGCCCACTCCTCAGCCCCTGCTGGGGCCCCCCAGGAGCGGTGGCGCCCCCTGGAGGAGCGACTGGGAAGGCTGGAGGCTGAGGTCACGGAGCTCAGAGAACAG aACAAAGACCTGCAGGGGAGGGTGAGGCAGCTGGAGTCCTGTGAATGCCACGTGGCTTCGCCCCAGTGCTGGGGGCTGGGTCGGGCCTGGCCCGAGGGGGCTCGCTGGGAGCCTGATGCCTGCACAGCCTGTGTCTGCCAGGACGGGGCTACACACTGTGTCCCCCAGCCTGGGCTGCCCCATTGCCATG GCTGCAGCCACAATGGTCAGGCCTATGGCAATGGGGAGACCTTCGCCACAGATGCCTGTACCACCTGCCGCTGCCTG GAAGGAGCCGTAACCTGCACCCAGAAGCCATGCCCAAGAGGACCCTGCCCGGAGCCGGGAGCGTGCTGCCCGCACTGCGAGCCCG GCTGTACTGGAGGCCACAGGAGTGGGGAAACGTGGCAACTGGAGCCCTGTGTCATCTGTACCTGTCAG GCAGGGACGGTGCAGTGCCAGGGGCCCTCATGCTCAGAGCTCAACTGCCTGGAGAGCTACACCCCACCTGGGGAGTGCTGCCCCATCTGCCGGCCAGGtgacctcccccccaccctgccccgccgTCCCCTCAGCCCCAGAGGGTTCCGTACCTGCTTGGGGTCATGCCTTCCCTCGGGTAATGTCCACCCACCCTGCTCTCTGCTGACCAGCCCGTCACGCTGGCAACCCTCCCCAGGCTGTGAGTATGAGGGACAGCTTTATGAGGAGGGGGCCAACTTCCTGTCCAGCTCCAACCCTTGTCTCCAATGCTCCTGCCTG AGGAGCCTGGTTCACTGTGTGCCCATGAAGTGCCCGTCCACCCCCTGCCCTGGACCAGTCCTGAGGCCCGGGCACTGCTGCCCGACCTGCCAAG CCCAAGACTGCACAGAAGGTGGTTCTCACTGGGAGCATGGCCAAGAGTGGACCACACCTGGGGACCCCTGCCGGATCTGCCAGTGCCTG GAGGGCCACATCCGGTGCCACCAGCGAGAATGTGCCAGCCTGTGCCCATACCCTGCCCGGCCCCTCCCGGGCACCTGCTGCCCTGTGTGCGATG GCTGTTTCCTAAATGGGCGAGAGTACCGCAGCGGGGAGCCCGTGGGCTCTGGGGACCCCTGCTCCCACTGCCGTTGTGCC AATGGGAGTGTCCACTGTGAgcctctgccctgcccacccacGCCCTGCAGACACCCAGGCAGGATCCCTGGGAAGTGCTGCCCAGTCTGTGACA GCTGTGAGTACCAGGGACACCAGTATCAGAGCCAGGAGACCTTCAGACTCCAAGAGAGTGGCCGCTGTGTCCGCTGCTCCTGCCAG gCCGGCGAGGTCTCCTGTGAGGAGCAGGAGTGCCCGGGCGCCCCCTGCACCCTGTCTGACTCtggcccccagctctgcccag CCTGCGTGCTTGGTGGAGAGGAGTTTGCTGAGGGGGTCCAGTGGGAGCCTGATGGTCAGCCCTGCACAACCTGTTCCTGTCAAGCTGGGGTGGCCGTGTGCAGGGCTTtgctctgctccccagccccctgccagCACCCCACCAAGCCCCCTG GTGCCTGCTGCCCCAGCTGTGAGAGCTGCACCTACCACGGCCAAGTGTACGCCAACGGGCAGAACTTCACAGATGCAGACAGCCCTTGCCACACCTGCCACTGCGAG GATGGGACCGTGACATGCTCCTTGGTCAACTGCCCTCCCACAACCTGTGCCAGGCCCCAGAGTGGACCCGGCCAGTGCTGCCCCAGGTGCCCAG CTTCCAAGTGGCACCTCTGCAGTGGCTCTGGACTCACGGGTAGAGGGACTGTCAGCCTGCTCCTTGCACTGTCAGTCTTTGTCTCCACTCCTGCCCACCCGCCCCACCGCCCAGACTGCATCCTGGAGAAGCAAGTGTTTCTGGATGGCGAGAGCTTCTCCCACCCCCGAGACCCCTGTCAGGAATGCCAGTGCCGGGAAGGCCATGCCCACTGCCAACCTCGGGCCTGCCCCAGGGCCTCCTGTGCCCACCCGTTGCCTGGGCCCTGTTGCCAGAACAACTGCAATG gctgTGCCTTTGCTGGGAAAGAGTACCCCAACGGAGCagacttcccccacccctccgaCCCCTGCCGCCTGTGTCGCTGTCTG AGCGGCCACGTGCAGTGCCCGGCCCGCCGCTGCCCGCCCTTGCCCTGTCCAGAGCCACTCCTGTTGCCAGGAGAGTGCTGCCCGCAGTGCCCGG CCACTCCCTCTGGTTGCCCTCGGCCCGGGGGCGGGGTCCCCGTCCGCCACCAGGAGCACTTCTCCCAGCCCGACGACCCCTGCCGCCGCTGCCTCTGCCTCGACGGCTCCGTGTCCTGCCAGCGGCTGCCCTGCCCACCGGCGCCCTGCGCCCACCCGCGCCAGggcccctgctgcccctcctgtGACG GCTGCCTGTACCAGGGGAAGGAGTTCGCCAGCGGCGAGCGCTTCCCTTCGCCCACTGCCCGGTGCCACATCTGCCTCTGCTGGGAGGGCAGCGTCAGCTGTGAGCCCAGGGCCTGTGCCCCAGCACAGTGCCCCTTCCCTGCCAGGGGTGACTGCTGCCCTACCTGTGATG GCTGCGAGTACCTATGGGAGTCCTACCTGAGCAGCCAGGAGTTTCCGGATCCCCGAGAGCCCTGCAATCTGTGTACCTGTCTCGGAGGCTTCGTGAACTGTAGCCGCCGGCCCTGTGAGCCTCTGGGCTGCAGCCACCCGCTCACCCCGTCTGGGCACTGCTGCCCGACCTGCCAGG GATGCCTCTATCATGGGGTCACCGCTGCCCCCGGAGAGACCCTTCCTGACCCGCTCGACCCCACCTGCTCCATCTGCACCTGCCAG GAAGGCTCCATGCGCTGCCAGAAGAAGCCGTGTGCTCCAGCTCTgtgcccccatccctccccagggCCTTGCTTCTGCCCTGTTTGCCACA GACACATGTCACCCGCAGGCTGCCTCTCTCAGGGCCGCGAGCACCAGGACGGGGAGGAGTTTGAGGGGCCCGCAGGCAGCTGTGAGCGCTGTCGCTGTCAG GCTGGCCAGGTCAGCTGTGAGCGGCTGCAGTGCCCACCTCTGCCCTGCCCACTCCAGGTCACAGAGCCGGGGAGCTGCTGCCCTCGCTGCAGAG GCTGCCTGGTTCATGGGGAGGAGCACCCTGAACGCAGTAGCTGGGAGCCCCCCGACAGCCCCTGTTCCTCCTGCATGTGTCATGAGGGTGTCATCACCTGTGCCCGCGTCCAGTGTGTCACCTCCTGTGCCCAGCCTCACCTGGGGCCCCGTGACTGCTGCCCTCCATGCTCTG CCTGTGAGCATGAGGGTCGGAAGTATGAGCCCGGGGAGAGCTTCCAGCCTGGCGCAGACCCCTGTGAAGTGTGCACCTGTGAG CTGCAGCCTGAGGGAACTCCCAGCCTTCGCTGTCACCGGCGGCAGTGTCCCAGCCTGGTGGGCTGTCCCGCCAGCCAGCTCCTGCCCCCCGGGCCCCAGCATTGCTGCCCCACCTGTGCCC AGCCGCTGAGTCCCTGCACGGAGCACCTGCGGGGGTCTAAGCTGGCCCCGCCAGACCCCTGCTACACCTGCCAGTGCCAG GACCTGACTTGGCTCTGCATTCACCGGGCCTGTCCTGAGCCCAGCTGTCCCCTGTTGGAGCGCCATACCCCCCCTGGGAGCTGCTGTCCCGTGTGCCAGG aATGTGTGGTGGAAGCTGAGGGCCGGAGAGTGGCAGATGGAGAGAGCTGGCGGGACCCCAGCGACGACTGTATCACTTGCACCTGCCGt CGGGGCCGCGTGGAGTGCCACCTGGAAGAGTGCCAGGCCCTCTCCTGCCCCCACGGCTGGGCGAAGGTGCGGGACGCTGGCAGGTGCTGTGAGAGATGCCAAG CCCCCGCCCAGTCGTGCGTGCACCAGGGCCGGCAGGTGGCCTCCGGGGAGCGCTGGGCCGTGGACGCCTGCACCAGCTGCTCCTGCGTAGCCGGCGCCGTGAGCTGCCAGAGCCAGCGCTGCCCGCCGCTCTCCTGCGGGCCC GACGAGGCCACCGCCCTGCGTCCCGGCAGCTGCTGCCCCCGCTGCCTGACCCGGCCCGCTTCCTGCATGGCCTTCGGAGACCCTCATTACCGCACCTTCGACGGCCGCCTGTTGCACTTCCAGGGCAGCTGCAGCTACGTGCTGGCCAAGGACTGCCGTGGAGGCGACTTTAG CGTGCACGTGACCAACGATGACCGGGGCCGGAGCGGCGTGTCCTGGACCCACGAGGTGGCCGTGCTGCTGGGAGACGTGGCCGTGCGGCTGCTGCAGGGCGGGGCGGTCACG gtGGACGGGCGCCCCGTCGCCTTGCCCTTCTTGCAGGAGCCTCTGCTGTATGTGGAGATGCGGGGACACACGGTGATGCTACACGCCCAGCCGGGGCTCCAG GTGCTGTGGGATGGGCAGTCCCAGGTGGAGGTGAGAGTGCCTGGCTCCTACCGGGGCCAGATTTGTGGGCTCTGTGGCAACTTCAATGGCTTTGCCCAGGATGATCTGCAGGGCCCTGAGGGGCTGCTCCTGTCCACTGAGGCTGAGTTTGGGAATAGTTGGCAG GtcccagagggcccaggacctgGTCGGCCCTGTTCCAAGGGCCGTGAGGTGGATCCATGCCGGGCAGCAGGGTACCGTGCCAGGCGTGAGGCCAACGCCCGGTGCAGGGTGCTGAAGTCGTCCCCGTTCACTCGCTGCCATGCTGTGGTGCCACCAGAGCCCTTCTTTGCCGCCTGCGTGTATGACCTCTGTGCTTGTGGTCCTGGCTTCTTGGCTGACACCTGCCTCTGTGACGCCCTGGAAGCCTATGCCAGCCACTGTCGCCAAGCAGGGGTGACTCCTGCCTGGCGGGGCCCCACGCTCTGCG TGGTGGGCTGCCTCCTGGACCGTGGCTTCGTGTTTGATGAGTGTGGCCCACCCTGTCCCCGCACCTGCTTCAACCAGCATGTCCCCCTGGGGGAGCTGGCGGCCCACTGCGTAAGGCCCTGTGTTCCCGCCTGCCGGTGCCCCGCAGGCCTGGTGGAGCACGAGGCCCACTGTATCTCACCCGAGGCCTGCCCCCCAGTCCTACTCACTGGGGACCAGCCACCCAGCACTCTGCCCAACCCCAGCCAGAAGCCCCAGGGCCAGGAACCCTGA
- the KCP gene encoding kielin/chordin-like protein isoform X13, whose amino-acid sequence MPKRTLPGAGSVLPALRARLYWRPQEWGNVATGALCHLYLSGRDGAVPGALMLRAQLPGELHPTWGVLPHLPASPSRWQPSPGCEYEGQLYEEGANFLSSSNPCLQCSCLRSLVHCVPMKCPSTPCPGPVLRPGHCCPTCQAQDCTEGGSHWEHGQEWTTPGDPCRICQCLEGHIRCHQRECASLCPYPARPLPGTCCPVCDGCFLNGREYRSGEPVGSGDPCSHCRCANGSVHCEPLPCPPTPCRHPGRIPGKCCPVCDSCEYQGHQYQSQETFRLQESGRCVRCSCQAGEVSCEEQECPGAPCTLSDSGPQLCPACVLGGEEFAEGVQWEPDGQPCTTCSCQAGVAVCRALLCSPAPCQHPTKPPGACCPSCESCTYHGQVYANGQNFTDADSPCHTCHCEDGTVTCSLVNCPPTTCARPQSGPGQCCPRCPASKWHLCSGSGLTGRGTVSLLLALSVFVSTPAHPPHRPDCILEKQVFLDGESFSHPRDPCQECQCREGHAHCQPRACPRASCAHPLPGPCCQNNCNGCAFAGKEYPNGADFPHPSDPCRLCRCLSGHVQCPARRCPPLPCPEPLLLPGECCPQCPATPSGCPRPGGGVPVRHQEHFSQPDDPCRRCLCLDGSVSCQRLPCPPAPCAHPRQGPCCPSCDGCLYQGKEFASGERFPSPTARCHICLCWEGSVSCEPRACAPAQCPFPARGDCCPTCDGCEYLWESYLSSQEFPDPREPCNLCTCLGGFVNCSRRPCEPLGCSHPLTPSGHCCPTCQGCLYHGVTAAPGETLPDPLDPTCSICTCQEGSMRCQKKPCAPALCPHPSPGPCFCPVCHRHMSPAGCLSQGREHQDGEEFEGPAGSCERCRCQAGQVSCERLQCPPLPCPLQVTEPGSCCPRCRGCLVHGEEHPERSSWEPPDSPCSSCMCHEGVITCARVQCVTSCAQPHLGPRDCCPPCSACEHEGRKYEPGESFQPGADPCEVCTCELQPEGTPSLRCHRRQCPSLVGCPASQLLPPGPQHCCPTCAQPLSPCTEHLRGSKLAPPDPCYTCQCQDLTWLCIHRACPEPSCPLLERHTPPGSCCPVCQECVVEAEGRRVADGESWRDPSDDCITCTCRRGRVECHLEECQALSCPHGWAKVRDAGRCCERCQAPAQSCVHQGRQVASGERWAVDACTSCSCVAGAVSCQSQRCPPLSCGPDEATALRPGSCCPRCLTRPASCMAFGDPHYRTFDGRLLHFQGSCSYVLAKDCRGGDFSVHVTNDDRGRSGVSWTHEVAVLLGDVAVRLLQGGAVTVDGRPVALPFLQEPLLYVEMRGHTVMLHAQPGLQVLWDGQSQVEVRVPGSYRGQICGLCGNFNGFAQDDLQGPEGLLLSTEAEFGNSWQVPEGPGPGRPCSKGREVDPCRAAGYRARREANARCRVLKSSPFTRCHAVVPPEPFFAACVYDLCACGPGFLADTCLCDALEAYASHCRQAGVTPAWRGPTLCVVGCLLDRGFVFDECGPPCPRTCFNQHVPLGELAAHCVRPCVPACRCPAGLVEHEAHCISPEACPPVLLTGDQPPSTLPNPSQKPQGQEP is encoded by the exons ATGCCCAAGAGGACCCTGCCCGGAGCCGGGAGCGTGCTGCCCGCACTGCGAGCCCG GCTGTACTGGAGGCCACAGGAGTGGGGAAACGTGGCAACTGGAGCCCTGTGTCATCTGTACCTGTCAG GCAGGGACGGTGCAGTGCCAGGGGCCCTCATGCTCAGAGCTCAACTGCCTGGAGAGCTACACCCCACCTGGGGAGTGCTGCCCCATCTGCCGGCCAG CCCGTCACGCTGGCAACCCTCCCCAGGCTGTGAGTATGAGGGACAGCTTTATGAGGAGGGGGCCAACTTCCTGTCCAGCTCCAACCCTTGTCTCCAATGCTCCTGCCTG AGGAGCCTGGTTCACTGTGTGCCCATGAAGTGCCCGTCCACCCCCTGCCCTGGACCAGTCCTGAGGCCCGGGCACTGCTGCCCGACCTGCCAAG CCCAAGACTGCACAGAAGGTGGTTCTCACTGGGAGCATGGCCAAGAGTGGACCACACCTGGGGACCCCTGCCGGATCTGCCAGTGCCTG GAGGGCCACATCCGGTGCCACCAGCGAGAATGTGCCAGCCTGTGCCCATACCCTGCCCGGCCCCTCCCGGGCACCTGCTGCCCTGTGTGCGATG GCTGTTTCCTAAATGGGCGAGAGTACCGCAGCGGGGAGCCCGTGGGCTCTGGGGACCCCTGCTCCCACTGCCGTTGTGCC AATGGGAGTGTCCACTGTGAgcctctgccctgcccacccacGCCCTGCAGACACCCAGGCAGGATCCCTGGGAAGTGCTGCCCAGTCTGTGACA GCTGTGAGTACCAGGGACACCAGTATCAGAGCCAGGAGACCTTCAGACTCCAAGAGAGTGGCCGCTGTGTCCGCTGCTCCTGCCAG gCCGGCGAGGTCTCCTGTGAGGAGCAGGAGTGCCCGGGCGCCCCCTGCACCCTGTCTGACTCtggcccccagctctgcccag CCTGCGTGCTTGGTGGAGAGGAGTTTGCTGAGGGGGTCCAGTGGGAGCCTGATGGTCAGCCCTGCACAACCTGTTCCTGTCAAGCTGGGGTGGCCGTGTGCAGGGCTTtgctctgctccccagccccctgccagCACCCCACCAAGCCCCCTG GTGCCTGCTGCCCCAGCTGTGAGAGCTGCACCTACCACGGCCAAGTGTACGCCAACGGGCAGAACTTCACAGATGCAGACAGCCCTTGCCACACCTGCCACTGCGAG GATGGGACCGTGACATGCTCCTTGGTCAACTGCCCTCCCACAACCTGTGCCAGGCCCCAGAGTGGACCCGGCCAGTGCTGCCCCAGGTGCCCAG CTTCCAAGTGGCACCTCTGCAGTGGCTCTGGACTCACGGGTAGAGGGACTGTCAGCCTGCTCCTTGCACTGTCAGTCTTTGTCTCCACTCCTGCCCACCCGCCCCACCGCCCAGACTGCATCCTGGAGAAGCAAGTGTTTCTGGATGGCGAGAGCTTCTCCCACCCCCGAGACCCCTGTCAGGAATGCCAGTGCCGGGAAGGCCATGCCCACTGCCAACCTCGGGCCTGCCCCAGGGCCTCCTGTGCCCACCCGTTGCCTGGGCCCTGTTGCCAGAACAACTGCAATG gctgTGCCTTTGCTGGGAAAGAGTACCCCAACGGAGCagacttcccccacccctccgaCCCCTGCCGCCTGTGTCGCTGTCTG AGCGGCCACGTGCAGTGCCCGGCCCGCCGCTGCCCGCCCTTGCCCTGTCCAGAGCCACTCCTGTTGCCAGGAGAGTGCTGCCCGCAGTGCCCGG CCACTCCCTCTGGTTGCCCTCGGCCCGGGGGCGGGGTCCCCGTCCGCCACCAGGAGCACTTCTCCCAGCCCGACGACCCCTGCCGCCGCTGCCTCTGCCTCGACGGCTCCGTGTCCTGCCAGCGGCTGCCCTGCCCACCGGCGCCCTGCGCCCACCCGCGCCAGggcccctgctgcccctcctgtGACG GCTGCCTGTACCAGGGGAAGGAGTTCGCCAGCGGCGAGCGCTTCCCTTCGCCCACTGCCCGGTGCCACATCTGCCTCTGCTGGGAGGGCAGCGTCAGCTGTGAGCCCAGGGCCTGTGCCCCAGCACAGTGCCCCTTCCCTGCCAGGGGTGACTGCTGCCCTACCTGTGATG GCTGCGAGTACCTATGGGAGTCCTACCTGAGCAGCCAGGAGTTTCCGGATCCCCGAGAGCCCTGCAATCTGTGTACCTGTCTCGGAGGCTTCGTGAACTGTAGCCGCCGGCCCTGTGAGCCTCTGGGCTGCAGCCACCCGCTCACCCCGTCTGGGCACTGCTGCCCGACCTGCCAGG GATGCCTCTATCATGGGGTCACCGCTGCCCCCGGAGAGACCCTTCCTGACCCGCTCGACCCCACCTGCTCCATCTGCACCTGCCAG GAAGGCTCCATGCGCTGCCAGAAGAAGCCGTGTGCTCCAGCTCTgtgcccccatccctccccagggCCTTGCTTCTGCCCTGTTTGCCACA GACACATGTCACCCGCAGGCTGCCTCTCTCAGGGCCGCGAGCACCAGGACGGGGAGGAGTTTGAGGGGCCCGCAGGCAGCTGTGAGCGCTGTCGCTGTCAG GCTGGCCAGGTCAGCTGTGAGCGGCTGCAGTGCCCACCTCTGCCCTGCCCACTCCAGGTCACAGAGCCGGGGAGCTGCTGCCCTCGCTGCAGAG GCTGCCTGGTTCATGGGGAGGAGCACCCTGAACGCAGTAGCTGGGAGCCCCCCGACAGCCCCTGTTCCTCCTGCATGTGTCATGAGGGTGTCATCACCTGTGCCCGCGTCCAGTGTGTCACCTCCTGTGCCCAGCCTCACCTGGGGCCCCGTGACTGCTGCCCTCCATGCTCTG CCTGTGAGCATGAGGGTCGGAAGTATGAGCCCGGGGAGAGCTTCCAGCCTGGCGCAGACCCCTGTGAAGTGTGCACCTGTGAG CTGCAGCCTGAGGGAACTCCCAGCCTTCGCTGTCACCGGCGGCAGTGTCCCAGCCTGGTGGGCTGTCCCGCCAGCCAGCTCCTGCCCCCCGGGCCCCAGCATTGCTGCCCCACCTGTGCCC AGCCGCTGAGTCCCTGCACGGAGCACCTGCGGGGGTCTAAGCTGGCCCCGCCAGACCCCTGCTACACCTGCCAGTGCCAG GACCTGACTTGGCTCTGCATTCACCGGGCCTGTCCTGAGCCCAGCTGTCCCCTGTTGGAGCGCCATACCCCCCCTGGGAGCTGCTGTCCCGTGTGCCAGG aATGTGTGGTGGAAGCTGAGGGCCGGAGAGTGGCAGATGGAGAGAGCTGGCGGGACCCCAGCGACGACTGTATCACTTGCACCTGCCGt CGGGGCCGCGTGGAGTGCCACCTGGAAGAGTGCCAGGCCCTCTCCTGCCCCCACGGCTGGGCGAAGGTGCGGGACGCTGGCAGGTGCTGTGAGAGATGCCAAG CCCCCGCCCAGTCGTGCGTGCACCAGGGCCGGCAGGTGGCCTCCGGGGAGCGCTGGGCCGTGGACGCCTGCACCAGCTGCTCCTGCGTAGCCGGCGCCGTGAGCTGCCAGAGCCAGCGCTGCCCGCCGCTCTCCTGCGGGCCC GACGAGGCCACCGCCCTGCGTCCCGGCAGCTGCTGCCCCCGCTGCCTGACCCGGCCCGCTTCCTGCATGGCCTTCGGAGACCCTCATTACCGCACCTTCGACGGCCGCCTGTTGCACTTCCAGGGCAGCTGCAGCTACGTGCTGGCCAAGGACTGCCGTGGAGGCGACTTTAG CGTGCACGTGACCAACGATGACCGGGGCCGGAGCGGCGTGTCCTGGACCCACGAGGTGGCCGTGCTGCTGGGAGACGTGGCCGTGCGGCTGCTGCAGGGCGGGGCGGTCACG gtGGACGGGCGCCCCGTCGCCTTGCCCTTCTTGCAGGAGCCTCTGCTGTATGTGGAGATGCGGGGACACACGGTGATGCTACACGCCCAGCCGGGGCTCCAG GTGCTGTGGGATGGGCAGTCCCAGGTGGAGGTGAGAGTGCCTGGCTCCTACCGGGGCCAGATTTGTGGGCTCTGTGGCAACTTCAATGGCTTTGCCCAGGATGATCTGCAGGGCCCTGAGGGGCTGCTCCTGTCCACTGAGGCTGAGTTTGGGAATAGTTGGCAG GtcccagagggcccaggacctgGTCGGCCCTGTTCCAAGGGCCGTGAGGTGGATCCATGCCGGGCAGCAGGGTACCGTGCCAGGCGTGAGGCCAACGCCCGGTGCAGGGTGCTGAAGTCGTCCCCGTTCACTCGCTGCCATGCTGTGGTGCCACCAGAGCCCTTCTTTGCCGCCTGCGTGTATGACCTCTGTGCTTGTGGTCCTGGCTTCTTGGCTGACACCTGCCTCTGTGACGCCCTGGAAGCCTATGCCAGCCACTGTCGCCAAGCAGGGGTGACTCCTGCCTGGCGGGGCCCCACGCTCTGCG TGGTGGGCTGCCTCCTGGACCGTGGCTTCGTGTTTGATGAGTGTGGCCCACCCTGTCCCCGCACCTGCTTCAACCAGCATGTCCCCCTGGGGGAGCTGGCGGCCCACTGCGTAAGGCCCTGTGTTCCCGCCTGCCGGTGCCCCGCAGGCCTGGTGGAGCACGAGGCCCACTGTATCTCACCCGAGGCCTGCCCCCCAGTCCTACTCACTGGGGACCAGCCACCCAGCACTCTGCCCAACCCCAGCCAGAAGCCCCAGGGCCAGGAACCCTGA